The proteins below come from a single Carnobacterium divergens DSM 20623 genomic window:
- a CDS encoding helix-turn-helix domain-containing protein, which translates to MNQLESSLYLEYLFLSLFSRKEARKPISVFHILTGKRTASILYVAESYQLKHFFSCFRHLKKEEYLKKMDILIERNELKTTSDSLVYLTEKGEKAVANFFENHYYPTHFNGLLEGRSLKSFWRLLTFVTQVLSEMSHENVRYLPIEKEWKQQIWLKSWLQMQKKMLSKEMLSQSFAKEWMALLAMIEPIGATVISLKLTGYKTYGKTAKQISILLERELDEIQVILTDGLFQCIKYIKESNEFPLFLELYLESIRKISLFNQSTLETKKLIDEGSSLDEVATKRGLKLSTVSEHLIELAILDETYPIKELIPERDYRQIMGLFELNPTIGYYEIEEQGYQIPFYIYRLLQIERRRTNG; encoded by the coding sequence ATGAACCAATTGGAATCATCACTTTATTTAGAGTACCTCTTCTTAAGTTTATTTTCAAGAAAAGAAGCAAGAAAACCGATATCTGTCTTTCATATTCTGACTGGAAAGCGCACGGCATCAATCTTATATGTAGCAGAAAGCTATCAATTAAAGCATTTTTTTAGTTGTTTTCGTCACTTGAAAAAAGAGGAATACCTCAAAAAAATGGATATCCTAATCGAAAGAAATGAATTAAAGACAACATCAGACAGCCTTGTCTATTTGACTGAAAAAGGTGAAAAGGCGGTCGCTAATTTTTTTGAAAATCATTATTATCCTACCCATTTTAACGGTTTATTAGAGGGAAGAAGTTTAAAATCATTTTGGAGGTTATTAACCTTTGTCACTCAAGTACTTTCTGAAATGAGCCATGAGAATGTTCGTTACTTGCCAATTGAAAAAGAATGGAAACAGCAAATCTGGTTAAAGAGTTGGTTGCAAATGCAAAAAAAAATGCTTTCAAAAGAAATGTTAAGTCAAAGTTTTGCAAAAGAATGGATGGCGTTGTTAGCAATGATAGAACCCATTGGAGCAACTGTTATTAGCTTGAAACTGACGGGCTACAAAACCTATGGAAAAACAGCAAAACAAATTTCAATTCTTTTAGAACGGGAATTAGATGAAATCCAAGTAATTTTAACAGATGGCTTGTTTCAGTGTATTAAATACATCAAAGAATCAAATGAGTTCCCGCTTTTCTTAGAACTTTATCTAGAAAGTATTCGCAAAATCAGTTTATTCAATCAAAGTACGCTAGAGACTAAAAAATTAATTGACGAAGGAAGCTCTCTTGATGAAGTTGCGACAAAACGTGGGTTGAAACTCAGTACCGTTTCTGAGCATTTAATTGAATTAGCAATTCTTGATGAAACTTACCCAATTAAAGAACTAATACCTGAGCGTGACTATCGACAAATAATGGGATTATTTGAACTAAATCCAACAATTGGTTATTATGAGATAGAAGAACAAGGTTACCAAATTCCTTTTTACATCTATCGTTTACTTCAAATTGAAAGAAGGCGAACAAATGGTTGA
- a CDS encoding RecQ family ATP-dependent DNA helicase: MVEPIILKKTLKAYFGYDSFRDGQEETITAALKGQDTLVLLPTGTGKSICYQLTGYLLEGTVVIVSPLLSLMQDQVEQLQLLKEKRVAALNSLLDYSEKEFIIRHLNEYKFLFLSPEMLQNERILAALKQLKISLFTIDEAHCISQWGMDFRPDYLELGKIRAVLGNPLTMALTATANRQVKEDILACLKLDPLQTTQIVHSVDRKNIALVTITCDKDKKEQLLKQVKKLKKPGIIYFSSKKMADDMADFLRKSLAIRVASYHSDLETADRILLQQQFIYDEIDVICATNAFGMGINKKNIRFVIHYHMPASVEAYLQEIGRCGRDGKPSVAILLYEPGDGYIQVRLQENDLPTEAMLEHVYRKNIVLEGSCSVSQQRLLENYLASKIPLAQAKQQLRARVIRKEEQLRYMITYAETKECKRRVLLHYFEEKLNKTVENCCSNCGIDEEIYEIDEKNLENRAFSSVDSWEKILQEMFSLETFKRQD, from the coding sequence ATGGTTGAGCCAATAATCTTGAAAAAAACATTGAAAGCCTATTTTGGTTACGATTCATTTAGAGATGGGCAAGAAGAAACGATTACTGCCGCATTAAAAGGACAAGATACATTGGTGTTATTGCCAACAGGAACAGGAAAATCAATTTGTTACCAGTTAACCGGTTATTTATTAGAAGGCACTGTTGTCATTGTTTCACCACTACTTTCATTGATGCAAGATCAAGTGGAGCAATTGCAATTATTAAAAGAAAAAAGAGTGGCTGCATTAAATAGTTTGCTAGATTATTCAGAAAAAGAATTCATTATCCGTCACTTAAATGAGTATAAATTTTTATTTCTATCTCCTGAAATGTTACAAAATGAACGTATTCTAGCAGCATTGAAACAACTAAAGATTTCGTTATTTACAATTGATGAGGCTCACTGTATTTCACAGTGGGGCATGGATTTTAGACCTGATTATTTGGAACTTGGAAAAATCAGAGCAGTATTAGGGAATCCTCTTACGATGGCATTGACTGCGACAGCTAATCGTCAAGTTAAAGAAGATATTTTAGCCTGTTTAAAATTAGATCCACTTCAAACAACTCAAATCGTACATTCTGTTGATCGAAAAAATATTGCTCTTGTAACAATTACGTGTGATAAAGACAAAAAAGAGCAATTGCTCAAGCAAGTTAAGAAATTAAAAAAACCGGGAATTATTTATTTTTCAAGTAAAAAAATGGCTGATGACATGGCTGATTTTTTAAGGAAAAGCTTAGCAATTCGTGTTGCTAGTTACCACTCTGATTTAGAAACCGCCGATCGGATTTTGTTGCAACAACAGTTTATTTATGATGAAATTGATGTGATATGTGCGACAAATGCATTTGGTATGGGTATTAATAAAAAAAATATTCGTTTTGTAATCCATTATCATATGCCAGCAAGCGTCGAAGCTTATTTACAAGAAATCGGGCGTTGTGGTCGTGATGGAAAGCCTAGTGTTGCCATCTTGCTCTATGAGCCCGGTGATGGATATATACAAGTGCGATTACAAGAAAATGATTTGCCAACAGAAGCGATGTTAGAGCATGTTTATCGAAAGAATATCGTGCTTGAAGGAAGTTGCAGTGTTAGTCAGCAAAGGCTGTTAGAAAATTATTTAGCTTCAAAAATCCCACTTGCTCAGGCTAAACAACAGTTAAGAGCCAGAGTGATTCGTAAAGAAGAACAGTTGCGTTATATGATTACTTATGCAGAAACAAAAGAATGCAAAAGAAGAGTGCTTCTACACTATTTTGAAGAAAAACTTAATAAAACGGTAGAAAATTGTTGTAGCAATTGTGGCATTGATGAAGAAATTTATGAGATAGATGAAAAAAACCTTGAAAACAGAGCGTTTTCCAGTGTTGATTCTTGGGAAAAAATTTTGCAAGAGATGTTTTCGTTAGAAACTTTTAAAAGACAAGACTAA
- a CDS encoding LysM peptidoglycan-binding domain-containing protein: MSKNKSNDPSKEAWSRKFSEEEGTTEGNYSRTARKKSKGGISPILTTLCVFLALLIILPIATYWWYTNAASSEDPKSNDDQVTMSSSSESSKKESSTSKEESSKEEVSSSEEAVSQEQPPAESSSEEVTPPEESTPPPASEEPPATETSKTHIIQQGDTLYSIAKNNGLTVDQLKALNQLTSNNVPVGTELKLN; the protein is encoded by the coding sequence ATGAGTAAAAATAAATCAAATGACCCATCGAAAGAAGCGTGGTCGCGTAAATTCAGTGAAGAAGAAGGAACGACTGAAGGCAATTATTCTAGAACGGCGCGTAAAAAATCTAAGGGTGGAATTTCTCCAATCCTAACTACTTTATGTGTATTTTTGGCCTTATTAATTATTCTGCCAATTGCAACTTATTGGTGGTATACAAATGCAGCTTCATCTGAAGATCCAAAATCCAATGATGATCAAGTAACGATGAGCAGTAGCAGTGAAAGCAGTAAAAAAGAAAGCTCTACTTCAAAAGAAGAAAGTTCTAAAGAAGAGGTATCTTCAAGTGAGGAAGCTGTTTCACAAGAGCAGCCACCAGCTGAGTCTTCATCAGAAGAAGTGACTCCGCCAGAGGAATCAACTCCACCTCCAGCAAGCGAAGAACCACCTGCAACAGAAACGTCAAAAACTCATATTATTCAACAAGGAGATACTTTATACAGTATTGCAAAAAATAATGGGTTAACAGTTGATCAGTTAAAAGCATTGAATCAATTAACTTCAAATAATGTGCCTGTTGGTACTGAATTAAAGTTAAATTAA
- the cmk gene encoding (d)CMP kinase, translated as MNPKKLRIAIDGPASAGKSTVAKIVAKDLGYVYCDTGAMYRALTYYALQNGVTPEDEAGLVELLKKMKLRFDPSTAIQKVFINNEEVTEAIRQPDVTNNVSAVSAHGEVRKQLVKYQQLIAADGGIVMDGRDIGTAVLPDAEVKIFMVASVSERAERRFKENTEKGIMTPLETIEKEIAERDYKDSTRAVSPLIQAEDAFLVDTTSLSIDGVVAKIKEIIAKQQ; from the coding sequence ATGAATCCAAAAAAATTACGAATTGCAATTGACGGTCCTGCTTCTGCTGGGAAGAGTACCGTTGCTAAAATAGTGGCAAAAGATTTAGGCTATGTTTATTGCGATACTGGAGCGATGTATCGTGCGTTGACTTACTATGCGTTACAAAATGGTGTCACGCCAGAAGATGAAGCAGGGCTTGTTGAACTATTAAAAAAAATGAAGCTACGTTTCGATCCAAGTACAGCCATCCAAAAAGTATTTATCAACAATGAAGAAGTAACAGAGGCTATTCGACAACCAGATGTGACGAATAATGTTTCAGCCGTTTCAGCTCATGGAGAAGTTCGAAAACAATTAGTTAAGTACCAACAACTTATTGCAGCTGACGGAGGTATCGTAATGGATGGACGCGATATTGGAACGGCGGTTTTACCTGATGCTGAAGTGAAAATATTTATGGTTGCAAGTGTTTCCGAACGAGCAGAACGTCGGTTTAAAGAAAACACTGAAAAAGGCATTATGACCCCTCTTGAAACTATCGAAAAAGAAATTGCAGAACGCGATTACAAAGATTCAACGAGAGCCGTTTCGCCTTTAATTCAGGCAGAAGATGCCTTTTTAGTTGACACAACAAGCCTGTCAATAGATGGAGTCGTTGCTAAAATCAAAGAGATTATCGCAAAACAGCAATAA